In a single window of the Cydia amplana chromosome 4, ilCydAmpl1.1, whole genome shotgun sequence genome:
- the LOC134663180 gene encoding glutaminase liver isoform, mitochondrial isoform X1 — MSQFRECVVRIRGWRRLPRELAPVRRRTVHIVMRTLSGGGYDDFVMDYGNDFEKWRNSAPNFYAAQSIDMRSRQYSFVHNLDSSSVAEGSHKNADDVLFDMFKNEDTGLLPVGKFLAALRTTGIRKNDPRVKEVMHNLYKAHKESNYEGGSPETLKLDRKAFKEVIAPNIVLITRAFRSQFVIPDFQDFIKDIEEMYWAAKSNTDGKVASYIPQLARASTESWGVSVCTIDGQRFSIGDVTVPFTLQSCSKPLTYAMALDTLGPDVVHKYVGTEPSGRNFNELVLDYNMKPHNPMINAGAILVCSLLKQLEKPEMTLAEKFDYVMSFFSRLSGNEPLGFNNAVFLSEREAADRNYALGFYMREHKCYPEKTNLRECMDFYFQCCSMEANCDIMAIMAATLANGGICPITDEKVLRPDSVRNVLSLMHSCGMYDYSGQFAFKVGLPAKSGVSGAMLIVVPNVMGICTWSPPLDPLGNSCRGLQFCDQLIERFNFHKYDNIRYASHKKDPRRYKFESTGLSIVNLLFSAASGDLSALRRHHLSGMDMTLSDYDGRTALHLAAAEGHLACVDFLLAQCNVNQDPRDRWGSRPLNEAETFGHAAVVQYLKEWERANPKGKETPGASVAEILEAHPDANDAVKDPSIQEIVSRNGDKVQ; from the exons ATGTCTCAGTTTCGCGAGTGTGTCGTGCGAATACGCGGTTGGCGTCGGTTGCCTCGGGAGCTCGCGCCCGTCCGCCGTCGGACTGTTCATATTGTTATGCGGACTTTATCCGGCGGGGGTTACGACGATTTCGTTATGGATTATGGCAATGATTTTGAG AAATGGCGAAACTCAGCACCCAATTTTTATGCGGCTCAATCTATAGATATGAG GAGCAGACAGTATTCGTTCGTGCATAACCTCGATTCCTCGTC GGTAGCAGAGGGATCACATAAAAACGCAGATGATGTCTTGTTTGATATGTTCAAGAATGAAGACACAGGTCTCCTTCCCGTTGGAAAGTTTTTGGCC GCCTTGAGAACAACCGGTATTAGAAAGAATGATCCTCGCGTTAAGGAAGTTATGCACAACTTGTACAAAGCCCATAAAGAATCAAACTACGAAGGAGGTTCACCCGAGACCCTTAAACTAGACAGGAAAGCATTCAAAGAAGTTATAGCGCCAAATATCGTTCTCATAACGAGAGCATTTCGTAGCCAATTTGTTATTCCGGATTTCCAAGATTTTATCAAGGACATAGAAGAAATGTACTGGGCGGCTAAGAGTAATACAGATGGCAAAGTGGCGAGTTACATACCTCAGCTTGCTCGGGCGAGCACGGAGAGTTGGGGAGTCAGCGTTTGCACTATTGACGGCCAAAGATTTTCTATAG GTGACGTGACGGTGCCATTCACGCTTCAGTCGTGCAGCAAGCCGCTCACATACGCCATGGCGCTCGACACGCTGGGCCCCGACGTGGTACACAAGTACGTTGGCACGGAGCCAAGCGGTCGCAACTTCAATGAGCTCGTCTTGGACTACAACA TGAAACCTCATAACCCTATGATCAACGCTGGCGCAATATTAGTATGCTCTCTACTGAAGCAATTGGAAAAACCCGAGATGACCCTCGCTGAGAAGTTCGATTATGTAATGTCGTTCTTCAGCAGGCTCTCGGGGAACGAGCCCTTGGGCTTCAACAACGCAGTATTTCTGTCGGAGCGCGAGGCCGCCGACCGCAACTATGCGCTCGGCTTCTACATGCGCGAGCACAAATGTTATCCCGAAAAAACTAATCTGCGCGAGTGCATGGATTTCTATTTTCAG TGCTGCTCTATGGAGGCCAACTGCGACATAATGGCGATTATGGCGGCGACATTAGCAAACGGTGGCATCTGCCCTATCACTGACGAGAAGGTCCTTCGGCCAGACTCCGTCCGCAACGTGTTGTCCCTCATGCACAGTTGTGGCATGTACGACTACTCGGGCCAGTTTGCTTTCAAAGTGGGCCTGCCGGCAAAGTCAGGAGTGTCAGGGGCTATGCTCATAGTTGTGCCCAATGTTATGGGAATCTGCACCTGGTCACCACCACTTGACCCTCTGGGCAACAGTTGCAGAGGACTTCAGTTCTGTGAC CAATTGATAGAACGTTTCAACTTCCACAAATACGACAATATCCGCTATGCGAGCCACAAAAAGGATCCTAggcgctacaaatttgaatctACTGGTCTCAGCATTGTCAACCTTCTATTCTCAGCTGCCAGCGGAGACTTAAGTGCACTCAGGAG GCACCACCTCTCCGGCATGGACATGACGCTGTCCGACTACGACGGTCGCACGGCGCTCCATCTTGCCGCCGCGGAGGGCCACCTGGCTTGCGTAGATTTCCTATTGGCGCAATGCAACGTGAACCAGGACCCTCGCGACCGCTGGGGCAGCCGCCCTCTCAACGAGGCGGAGACCTTCGGTCACGCCGCCGTCGTCCAGTACCTTAAGGAATGGGAGCGCGCGAACCCCAAGGGCAAGGAGACCCCGGGCGCCTCTGTCGCAGAGATCCTCGAAGCCCATCCAGATGCCAACGATGCAGTCAAAGACCCGAGCATTCAGGAGATCGTCTCCAGAAACGGCGATAAAGTACAGTAA
- the LOC134663180 gene encoding glutaminase liver isoform, mitochondrial isoform X4 → MSQFRECVVRIRGWRRLPRELAPVRRRTVHIVMRTLSGGGYDDFVMDYGNDFEKWRNSAPNFYAAQSIDMRVAEGSHKNADDVLFDMFKNEDTGLLPVGKFLAALRTTGIRKNDPRVKEVMHNLYKAHKESNYEGGSPETLKLDRKAFKEVIAPNIVLITRAFRSQFVIPDFQDFIKDIEEMYWAAKSNTDGKVASYIPQLARASTESWGVSVCTIDGQRFSIGDVTVPFTLQSCSKPLTYAMALDTLGPDVVHKYVGTEPSGRNFNELVLDYNMKPHNPMINAGAILVCSLLKQLEKPEMTLAEKFDYVMSFFSRLSGNEPLGFNNAVFLSEREAADRNYALGFYMREHKCYPEKTNLRECMDFYFQCCSMEANCDIMAIMAATLANGGICPITDEKVLRPDSVRNVLSLMHSCGMYDYSGQFAFKVGLPAKSGVSGAMLIVVPNVMGICTWSPPLDPLGNSCRGLQFCDQLIERFNFHKYDNIRYASHKKDPRRYKFESTGLSIVNLLFSAASGDLSALRRHHLSGMDMTLSDYDGRTALHLAAAEGHLACVDFLLAQCNVNQDPRDRWGSRPLNEAETFGHAAVVQYLKEWERANPKGKETPGASVAEILEAHPDANDAVKDPSIQEIVSRNGDKVQ, encoded by the exons ATGTCTCAGTTTCGCGAGTGTGTCGTGCGAATACGCGGTTGGCGTCGGTTGCCTCGGGAGCTCGCGCCCGTCCGCCGTCGGACTGTTCATATTGTTATGCGGACTTTATCCGGCGGGGGTTACGACGATTTCGTTATGGATTATGGCAATGATTTTGAG AAATGGCGAAACTCAGCACCCAATTTTTATGCGGCTCAATCTATAGATATGAG GGTAGCAGAGGGATCACATAAAAACGCAGATGATGTCTTGTTTGATATGTTCAAGAATGAAGACACAGGTCTCCTTCCCGTTGGAAAGTTTTTGGCC GCCTTGAGAACAACCGGTATTAGAAAGAATGATCCTCGCGTTAAGGAAGTTATGCACAACTTGTACAAAGCCCATAAAGAATCAAACTACGAAGGAGGTTCACCCGAGACCCTTAAACTAGACAGGAAAGCATTCAAAGAAGTTATAGCGCCAAATATCGTTCTCATAACGAGAGCATTTCGTAGCCAATTTGTTATTCCGGATTTCCAAGATTTTATCAAGGACATAGAAGAAATGTACTGGGCGGCTAAGAGTAATACAGATGGCAAAGTGGCGAGTTACATACCTCAGCTTGCTCGGGCGAGCACGGAGAGTTGGGGAGTCAGCGTTTGCACTATTGACGGCCAAAGATTTTCTATAG GTGACGTGACGGTGCCATTCACGCTTCAGTCGTGCAGCAAGCCGCTCACATACGCCATGGCGCTCGACACGCTGGGCCCCGACGTGGTACACAAGTACGTTGGCACGGAGCCAAGCGGTCGCAACTTCAATGAGCTCGTCTTGGACTACAACA TGAAACCTCATAACCCTATGATCAACGCTGGCGCAATATTAGTATGCTCTCTACTGAAGCAATTGGAAAAACCCGAGATGACCCTCGCTGAGAAGTTCGATTATGTAATGTCGTTCTTCAGCAGGCTCTCGGGGAACGAGCCCTTGGGCTTCAACAACGCAGTATTTCTGTCGGAGCGCGAGGCCGCCGACCGCAACTATGCGCTCGGCTTCTACATGCGCGAGCACAAATGTTATCCCGAAAAAACTAATCTGCGCGAGTGCATGGATTTCTATTTTCAG TGCTGCTCTATGGAGGCCAACTGCGACATAATGGCGATTATGGCGGCGACATTAGCAAACGGTGGCATCTGCCCTATCACTGACGAGAAGGTCCTTCGGCCAGACTCCGTCCGCAACGTGTTGTCCCTCATGCACAGTTGTGGCATGTACGACTACTCGGGCCAGTTTGCTTTCAAAGTGGGCCTGCCGGCAAAGTCAGGAGTGTCAGGGGCTATGCTCATAGTTGTGCCCAATGTTATGGGAATCTGCACCTGGTCACCACCACTTGACCCTCTGGGCAACAGTTGCAGAGGACTTCAGTTCTGTGAC CAATTGATAGAACGTTTCAACTTCCACAAATACGACAATATCCGCTATGCGAGCCACAAAAAGGATCCTAggcgctacaaatttgaatctACTGGTCTCAGCATTGTCAACCTTCTATTCTCAGCTGCCAGCGGAGACTTAAGTGCACTCAGGAG GCACCACCTCTCCGGCATGGACATGACGCTGTCCGACTACGACGGTCGCACGGCGCTCCATCTTGCCGCCGCGGAGGGCCACCTGGCTTGCGTAGATTTCCTATTGGCGCAATGCAACGTGAACCAGGACCCTCGCGACCGCTGGGGCAGCCGCCCTCTCAACGAGGCGGAGACCTTCGGTCACGCCGCCGTCGTCCAGTACCTTAAGGAATGGGAGCGCGCGAACCCCAAGGGCAAGGAGACCCCGGGCGCCTCTGTCGCAGAGATCCTCGAAGCCCATCCAGATGCCAACGATGCAGTCAAAGACCCGAGCATTCAGGAGATCGTCTCCAGAAACGGCGATAAAGTACAGTAA
- the LOC134663180 gene encoding glutaminase liver isoform, mitochondrial isoform X2 has translation MSQFRECVVRIRGWRRLPRELAPVRRRTVHIVMRTLSGGGYDDFVMDYGNDFEKWRNSAPNFYAAQSIDMRQYSFVHNLDSSSVAEGSHKNADDVLFDMFKNEDTGLLPVGKFLAALRTTGIRKNDPRVKEVMHNLYKAHKESNYEGGSPETLKLDRKAFKEVIAPNIVLITRAFRSQFVIPDFQDFIKDIEEMYWAAKSNTDGKVASYIPQLARASTESWGVSVCTIDGQRFSIGDVTVPFTLQSCSKPLTYAMALDTLGPDVVHKYVGTEPSGRNFNELVLDYNMKPHNPMINAGAILVCSLLKQLEKPEMTLAEKFDYVMSFFSRLSGNEPLGFNNAVFLSEREAADRNYALGFYMREHKCYPEKTNLRECMDFYFQCCSMEANCDIMAIMAATLANGGICPITDEKVLRPDSVRNVLSLMHSCGMYDYSGQFAFKVGLPAKSGVSGAMLIVVPNVMGICTWSPPLDPLGNSCRGLQFCDQLIERFNFHKYDNIRYASHKKDPRRYKFESTGLSIVNLLFSAASGDLSALRRHHLSGMDMTLSDYDGRTALHLAAAEGHLACVDFLLAQCNVNQDPRDRWGSRPLNEAETFGHAAVVQYLKEWERANPKGKETPGASVAEILEAHPDANDAVKDPSIQEIVSRNGDKVQ, from the exons ATGTCTCAGTTTCGCGAGTGTGTCGTGCGAATACGCGGTTGGCGTCGGTTGCCTCGGGAGCTCGCGCCCGTCCGCCGTCGGACTGTTCATATTGTTATGCGGACTTTATCCGGCGGGGGTTACGACGATTTCGTTATGGATTATGGCAATGATTTTGAG AAATGGCGAAACTCAGCACCCAATTTTTATGCGGCTCAATCTATAGATATGAG ACAGTATTCGTTCGTGCATAACCTCGATTCCTCGTC GGTAGCAGAGGGATCACATAAAAACGCAGATGATGTCTTGTTTGATATGTTCAAGAATGAAGACACAGGTCTCCTTCCCGTTGGAAAGTTTTTGGCC GCCTTGAGAACAACCGGTATTAGAAAGAATGATCCTCGCGTTAAGGAAGTTATGCACAACTTGTACAAAGCCCATAAAGAATCAAACTACGAAGGAGGTTCACCCGAGACCCTTAAACTAGACAGGAAAGCATTCAAAGAAGTTATAGCGCCAAATATCGTTCTCATAACGAGAGCATTTCGTAGCCAATTTGTTATTCCGGATTTCCAAGATTTTATCAAGGACATAGAAGAAATGTACTGGGCGGCTAAGAGTAATACAGATGGCAAAGTGGCGAGTTACATACCTCAGCTTGCTCGGGCGAGCACGGAGAGTTGGGGAGTCAGCGTTTGCACTATTGACGGCCAAAGATTTTCTATAG GTGACGTGACGGTGCCATTCACGCTTCAGTCGTGCAGCAAGCCGCTCACATACGCCATGGCGCTCGACACGCTGGGCCCCGACGTGGTACACAAGTACGTTGGCACGGAGCCAAGCGGTCGCAACTTCAATGAGCTCGTCTTGGACTACAACA TGAAACCTCATAACCCTATGATCAACGCTGGCGCAATATTAGTATGCTCTCTACTGAAGCAATTGGAAAAACCCGAGATGACCCTCGCTGAGAAGTTCGATTATGTAATGTCGTTCTTCAGCAGGCTCTCGGGGAACGAGCCCTTGGGCTTCAACAACGCAGTATTTCTGTCGGAGCGCGAGGCCGCCGACCGCAACTATGCGCTCGGCTTCTACATGCGCGAGCACAAATGTTATCCCGAAAAAACTAATCTGCGCGAGTGCATGGATTTCTATTTTCAG TGCTGCTCTATGGAGGCCAACTGCGACATAATGGCGATTATGGCGGCGACATTAGCAAACGGTGGCATCTGCCCTATCACTGACGAGAAGGTCCTTCGGCCAGACTCCGTCCGCAACGTGTTGTCCCTCATGCACAGTTGTGGCATGTACGACTACTCGGGCCAGTTTGCTTTCAAAGTGGGCCTGCCGGCAAAGTCAGGAGTGTCAGGGGCTATGCTCATAGTTGTGCCCAATGTTATGGGAATCTGCACCTGGTCACCACCACTTGACCCTCTGGGCAACAGTTGCAGAGGACTTCAGTTCTGTGAC CAATTGATAGAACGTTTCAACTTCCACAAATACGACAATATCCGCTATGCGAGCCACAAAAAGGATCCTAggcgctacaaatttgaatctACTGGTCTCAGCATTGTCAACCTTCTATTCTCAGCTGCCAGCGGAGACTTAAGTGCACTCAGGAG GCACCACCTCTCCGGCATGGACATGACGCTGTCCGACTACGACGGTCGCACGGCGCTCCATCTTGCCGCCGCGGAGGGCCACCTGGCTTGCGTAGATTTCCTATTGGCGCAATGCAACGTGAACCAGGACCCTCGCGACCGCTGGGGCAGCCGCCCTCTCAACGAGGCGGAGACCTTCGGTCACGCCGCCGTCGTCCAGTACCTTAAGGAATGGGAGCGCGCGAACCCCAAGGGCAAGGAGACCCCGGGCGCCTCTGTCGCAGAGATCCTCGAAGCCCATCCAGATGCCAACGATGCAGTCAAAGACCCGAGCATTCAGGAGATCGTCTCCAGAAACGGCGATAAAGTACAGTAA
- the LOC134663180 gene encoding glutaminase liver isoform, mitochondrial isoform X7: protein MSSRPLRRLAAAARPLLQRSCGCCREYSQKWRNSAPNFYAAQSIDMRQYSFVHNLDSSSVAEGSHKNADDVLFDMFKNEDTGLLPVGKFLAALRTTGIRKNDPRVKEVMHNLYKAHKESNYEGGSPETLKLDRKAFKEVIAPNIVLITRAFRSQFVIPDFQDFIKDIEEMYWAAKSNTDGKVASYIPQLARASTESWGVSVCTIDGQRFSIGDVTVPFTLQSCSKPLTYAMALDTLGPDVVHKYVGTEPSGRNFNELVLDYNMKPHNPMINAGAILVCSLLKQLEKPEMTLAEKFDYVMSFFSRLSGNEPLGFNNAVFLSEREAADRNYALGFYMREHKCYPEKTNLRECMDFYFQCCSMEANCDIMAIMAATLANGGICPITDEKVLRPDSVRNVLSLMHSCGMYDYSGQFAFKVGLPAKSGVSGAMLIVVPNVMGICTWSPPLDPLGNSCRGLQFCDQLIERFNFHKYDNIRYASHKKDPRRYKFESTGLSIVNLLFSAASGDLSALRRHHLSGMDMTLSDYDGRTALHLAAAEGHLACVDFLLAQCNVNQDPRDRWGSRPLNEAETFGHAAVVQYLKEWERANPKGKETPGASVAEILEAHPDANDAVKDPSIQEIVSRNGDKVQ, encoded by the exons ATGAGCAGCCGCCCGCTCCGCCGGCTCGCGGCCGCGGCCAGGCCTCTCCTCCAGCGCTCTTGTGGATGCTGTCGCGAATACAGTCAA AAATGGCGAAACTCAGCACCCAATTTTTATGCGGCTCAATCTATAGATATGAG ACAGTATTCGTTCGTGCATAACCTCGATTCCTCGTC GGTAGCAGAGGGATCACATAAAAACGCAGATGATGTCTTGTTTGATATGTTCAAGAATGAAGACACAGGTCTCCTTCCCGTTGGAAAGTTTTTGGCC GCCTTGAGAACAACCGGTATTAGAAAGAATGATCCTCGCGTTAAGGAAGTTATGCACAACTTGTACAAAGCCCATAAAGAATCAAACTACGAAGGAGGTTCACCCGAGACCCTTAAACTAGACAGGAAAGCATTCAAAGAAGTTATAGCGCCAAATATCGTTCTCATAACGAGAGCATTTCGTAGCCAATTTGTTATTCCGGATTTCCAAGATTTTATCAAGGACATAGAAGAAATGTACTGGGCGGCTAAGAGTAATACAGATGGCAAAGTGGCGAGTTACATACCTCAGCTTGCTCGGGCGAGCACGGAGAGTTGGGGAGTCAGCGTTTGCACTATTGACGGCCAAAGATTTTCTATAG GTGACGTGACGGTGCCATTCACGCTTCAGTCGTGCAGCAAGCCGCTCACATACGCCATGGCGCTCGACACGCTGGGCCCCGACGTGGTACACAAGTACGTTGGCACGGAGCCAAGCGGTCGCAACTTCAATGAGCTCGTCTTGGACTACAACA TGAAACCTCATAACCCTATGATCAACGCTGGCGCAATATTAGTATGCTCTCTACTGAAGCAATTGGAAAAACCCGAGATGACCCTCGCTGAGAAGTTCGATTATGTAATGTCGTTCTTCAGCAGGCTCTCGGGGAACGAGCCCTTGGGCTTCAACAACGCAGTATTTCTGTCGGAGCGCGAGGCCGCCGACCGCAACTATGCGCTCGGCTTCTACATGCGCGAGCACAAATGTTATCCCGAAAAAACTAATCTGCGCGAGTGCATGGATTTCTATTTTCAG TGCTGCTCTATGGAGGCCAACTGCGACATAATGGCGATTATGGCGGCGACATTAGCAAACGGTGGCATCTGCCCTATCACTGACGAGAAGGTCCTTCGGCCAGACTCCGTCCGCAACGTGTTGTCCCTCATGCACAGTTGTGGCATGTACGACTACTCGGGCCAGTTTGCTTTCAAAGTGGGCCTGCCGGCAAAGTCAGGAGTGTCAGGGGCTATGCTCATAGTTGTGCCCAATGTTATGGGAATCTGCACCTGGTCACCACCACTTGACCCTCTGGGCAACAGTTGCAGAGGACTTCAGTTCTGTGAC CAATTGATAGAACGTTTCAACTTCCACAAATACGACAATATCCGCTATGCGAGCCACAAAAAGGATCCTAggcgctacaaatttgaatctACTGGTCTCAGCATTGTCAACCTTCTATTCTCAGCTGCCAGCGGAGACTTAAGTGCACTCAGGAG GCACCACCTCTCCGGCATGGACATGACGCTGTCCGACTACGACGGTCGCACGGCGCTCCATCTTGCCGCCGCGGAGGGCCACCTGGCTTGCGTAGATTTCCTATTGGCGCAATGCAACGTGAACCAGGACCCTCGCGACCGCTGGGGCAGCCGCCCTCTCAACGAGGCGGAGACCTTCGGTCACGCCGCCGTCGTCCAGTACCTTAAGGAATGGGAGCGCGCGAACCCCAAGGGCAAGGAGACCCCGGGCGCCTCTGTCGCAGAGATCCTCGAAGCCCATCCAGATGCCAACGATGCAGTCAAAGACCCGAGCATTCAGGAGATCGTCTCCAGAAACGGCGATAAAGTACAGTAA
- the LOC134663180 gene encoding glutaminase liver isoform, mitochondrial isoform X6, whose product MSSRPLRRLAAAARPLLQRSCGCCREYSQKWRNSAPNFYAAQSIDMRSRQYSFVHNLDSSSVAEGSHKNADDVLFDMFKNEDTGLLPVGKFLAALRTTGIRKNDPRVKEVMHNLYKAHKESNYEGGSPETLKLDRKAFKEVIAPNIVLITRAFRSQFVIPDFQDFIKDIEEMYWAAKSNTDGKVASYIPQLARASTESWGVSVCTIDGQRFSIGDVTVPFTLQSCSKPLTYAMALDTLGPDVVHKYVGTEPSGRNFNELVLDYNMKPHNPMINAGAILVCSLLKQLEKPEMTLAEKFDYVMSFFSRLSGNEPLGFNNAVFLSEREAADRNYALGFYMREHKCYPEKTNLRECMDFYFQCCSMEANCDIMAIMAATLANGGICPITDEKVLRPDSVRNVLSLMHSCGMYDYSGQFAFKVGLPAKSGVSGAMLIVVPNVMGICTWSPPLDPLGNSCRGLQFCDQLIERFNFHKYDNIRYASHKKDPRRYKFESTGLSIVNLLFSAASGDLSALRRHHLSGMDMTLSDYDGRTALHLAAAEGHLACVDFLLAQCNVNQDPRDRWGSRPLNEAETFGHAAVVQYLKEWERANPKGKETPGASVAEILEAHPDANDAVKDPSIQEIVSRNGDKVQ is encoded by the exons ATGAGCAGCCGCCCGCTCCGCCGGCTCGCGGCCGCGGCCAGGCCTCTCCTCCAGCGCTCTTGTGGATGCTGTCGCGAATACAGTCAA AAATGGCGAAACTCAGCACCCAATTTTTATGCGGCTCAATCTATAGATATGAG GAGCAGACAGTATTCGTTCGTGCATAACCTCGATTCCTCGTC GGTAGCAGAGGGATCACATAAAAACGCAGATGATGTCTTGTTTGATATGTTCAAGAATGAAGACACAGGTCTCCTTCCCGTTGGAAAGTTTTTGGCC GCCTTGAGAACAACCGGTATTAGAAAGAATGATCCTCGCGTTAAGGAAGTTATGCACAACTTGTACAAAGCCCATAAAGAATCAAACTACGAAGGAGGTTCACCCGAGACCCTTAAACTAGACAGGAAAGCATTCAAAGAAGTTATAGCGCCAAATATCGTTCTCATAACGAGAGCATTTCGTAGCCAATTTGTTATTCCGGATTTCCAAGATTTTATCAAGGACATAGAAGAAATGTACTGGGCGGCTAAGAGTAATACAGATGGCAAAGTGGCGAGTTACATACCTCAGCTTGCTCGGGCGAGCACGGAGAGTTGGGGAGTCAGCGTTTGCACTATTGACGGCCAAAGATTTTCTATAG GTGACGTGACGGTGCCATTCACGCTTCAGTCGTGCAGCAAGCCGCTCACATACGCCATGGCGCTCGACACGCTGGGCCCCGACGTGGTACACAAGTACGTTGGCACGGAGCCAAGCGGTCGCAACTTCAATGAGCTCGTCTTGGACTACAACA TGAAACCTCATAACCCTATGATCAACGCTGGCGCAATATTAGTATGCTCTCTACTGAAGCAATTGGAAAAACCCGAGATGACCCTCGCTGAGAAGTTCGATTATGTAATGTCGTTCTTCAGCAGGCTCTCGGGGAACGAGCCCTTGGGCTTCAACAACGCAGTATTTCTGTCGGAGCGCGAGGCCGCCGACCGCAACTATGCGCTCGGCTTCTACATGCGCGAGCACAAATGTTATCCCGAAAAAACTAATCTGCGCGAGTGCATGGATTTCTATTTTCAG TGCTGCTCTATGGAGGCCAACTGCGACATAATGGCGATTATGGCGGCGACATTAGCAAACGGTGGCATCTGCCCTATCACTGACGAGAAGGTCCTTCGGCCAGACTCCGTCCGCAACGTGTTGTCCCTCATGCACAGTTGTGGCATGTACGACTACTCGGGCCAGTTTGCTTTCAAAGTGGGCCTGCCGGCAAAGTCAGGAGTGTCAGGGGCTATGCTCATAGTTGTGCCCAATGTTATGGGAATCTGCACCTGGTCACCACCACTTGACCCTCTGGGCAACAGTTGCAGAGGACTTCAGTTCTGTGAC CAATTGATAGAACGTTTCAACTTCCACAAATACGACAATATCCGCTATGCGAGCCACAAAAAGGATCCTAggcgctacaaatttgaatctACTGGTCTCAGCATTGTCAACCTTCTATTCTCAGCTGCCAGCGGAGACTTAAGTGCACTCAGGAG GCACCACCTCTCCGGCATGGACATGACGCTGTCCGACTACGACGGTCGCACGGCGCTCCATCTTGCCGCCGCGGAGGGCCACCTGGCTTGCGTAGATTTCCTATTGGCGCAATGCAACGTGAACCAGGACCCTCGCGACCGCTGGGGCAGCCGCCCTCTCAACGAGGCGGAGACCTTCGGTCACGCCGCCGTCGTCCAGTACCTTAAGGAATGGGAGCGCGCGAACCCCAAGGGCAAGGAGACCCCGGGCGCCTCTGTCGCAGAGATCCTCGAAGCCCATCCAGATGCCAACGATGCAGTCAAAGACCCGAGCATTCAGGAGATCGTCTCCAGAAACGGCGATAAAGTACAGTAA